The Novosphingobium sp. Gsoil 351 genome contains the following window.
TTGACGTGGATCTCCGGCAATTGGCATTCGAGTGATCTGCACGAGCGGATCGCGGATCACGTGTATTCTGCTCTTTCCTGGCGCGAACCGCCGCGGCGCTTCCGGCTCGGTGCGAGTTGAGCAGCGAACCGGTACAGCGGGCGCCACGAACGGGATGGGCGGCGCTGGCGCGACACGGACGTCCCCCCGGCAATGGCAAGCTGGTACTGCGCATGGCGCGGGTGATTGCCTGGGCTGAGGCCGAGGACGACAACTCCGTGCCTGAGGTGGCGGTCTGGCTGAAGACCGAAGCCAGCCCCACGGTGCATCACGCTACACTTTTTAAGGACCTGATCACAGCCGGTCTTAGCTTGGAAAAGACTGTGCTGGCATCGGAGTACTGATGCGAGGATTTGCGGCGGGCACGGCCGGACTGCCGGATGCACCCACTGCCTTTGATGCAACGTGGCCCCCATCGCCTAGAGTTCGTCAACGAGACCGCAACCTTCACCAAGATGATACGGGTGAAGGGGCGAGCGCGTAAAAAAAGTACACTTCTCCATGGGCGCCCACCGTACGAACACGGAAACACCCAGACTTTCATTGCCAGGCTCAGAGCCGATGCTCTGACCATCCTAGATTGTCGATCGTCCGGTGATCTGGGAGACCAGGCTGTCCAAGATCGAGGTGCAGGTCAGAACCCTGCATCAAAAGCGGCTGGGGGTCCAGAAGCGGAAAGCACCTCAGTCACTGAAATCTTTCAGCTCTGAACCGCCCAGGACTCGAAAGCCGGTCACATTTCAGCTGAAACCGGGTCTCAATACAAGGAAACAAATGCGCGCCGAAGCCGGATTCGGCGCGCATCTAAAAGAGCTAATCGAAATTCACTGTCTACGAACTGAACCGAACCCGGGCTACTCTAGAACCGCCACGACGGCGCATCACCGTCCCAATGCCCGCAAACCCGATCAGCATCATCAACCATGCAGCAGGTTCCGGTACAGGCACCGCGACGTTGTCAATTTCAAACGAGTTCTTCGAAGATTCGAGTCTAAACCCATTGAATAGCGTGTCTCCCGTTCCGAACGCCTGAAAAAGGCCATTCGTTCCGGGGTCAACCTGATCCCCGTTAGCGGGAGTGAAGAAATCGCTGCCAGGAATTACCGTTTCCAGCCCATCACTCGTCAGCAGAGTCAACGTGTTGTAATCGTCGATTGATCCCCAATCGAAGCTGAATGCGGAGACCGGATTGAGGAAACTGATCGTGGCCATACCACCAGCCAGGACAGAGAGATATTTGGTGCCGGCAGGCGTAGAATTTGCCGGAGGAGCACCATTGCTGTCGCCGGGAGGACTTTTAATCTGCACAGATGAACTCAGCACCAAACTGGCTGGAGTTGTTGAGTCGAAATCGT
Protein-coding sequences here:
- a CDS encoding PEPxxWA-CTERM sorting domain-containing protein, which produces MRKSLAFLGAMALLPAGVANAATMISFTPGGSSPPAGQAVVYDFDSTTPASLVLSSSVQIKSPPGDSNGAPPANSTPAGTKYLSVLAGGMATISFLNPVSAFSFDWGSIDDYNTLTLLTSDGLETVIPGSDFFTPANGDQVDPGTNGLFQAFGTGDTLFNGFRLESSKNSFEIDNVAVPVPEPAAWLMMLIGFAGIGTVMRRRGGSRVARVRFSS